From the genome of Gilliamella sp. wkB7, one region includes:
- the fdhE gene encoding formate dehydrogenase accessory protein FdhE — MSIKIIPQEQLEQQTTNSVIRQIPLLFYPSPKTLYIHRAERLKDLATSSPFSEYLKFCATIAEVQANIVKQKPLNIDLPNILDGQHPPLSLYNFTLSTFWQTYLSDLLSSVTATTEQIRLVIEQLRQNSSEQLQDKANHLIKGEFNCVEGNEAMFIWSALSVYYSQLASKIKGKAIAESTDKNWLCPVCNSMPVASIIQLGSNNGLRYLHCSLCESEWYVPRIKCTCCDNMQDIQYFSLDKELSATKTECCDACHSYLKILDQDKDPRIEIIADDIASLILDIKTEEEGFAKSGINPFIFAQ; from the coding sequence ATGAGTATAAAAATCATCCCACAAGAGCAACTCGAACAACAAACAACAAATTCAGTTATTCGACAAATCCCACTACTCTTTTATCCATCTCCGAAAACACTATATATTCATCGCGCGGAACGTTTAAAAGATCTGGCAACAAGTAGTCCATTTAGTGAATATTTGAAATTTTGTGCCACAATTGCTGAAGTACAAGCCAATATTGTAAAACAGAAACCATTGAATATAGATTTACCTAATATCCTTGATGGTCAACACCCACCTTTAAGTTTATATAACTTTACTTTATCCACTTTTTGGCAGACATATTTAAGCGACCTATTAAGTTCAGTTACCGCAACCACAGAACAAATTCGATTAGTGATAGAACAACTCAGACAAAATAGTTCAGAACAACTACAAGATAAAGCAAACCATTTAATTAAGGGTGAATTTAATTGTGTAGAGGGTAATGAAGCTATGTTTATTTGGTCAGCATTATCGGTTTACTATAGCCAGCTAGCAAGTAAAATCAAAGGTAAGGCTATCGCAGAGAGCACAGATAAAAACTGGTTATGCCCAGTGTGTAATAGTATGCCCGTTGCCAGTATTATTCAACTTGGAAGTAACAATGGGTTACGTTATTTACACTGTAGCTTATGTGAAAGTGAATGGTACGTACCTCGAATAAAGTGTACTTGTTGTGATAATATGCAAGACATTCAATATTTTTCATTGGATAAAGAGCTATCTGCAACAAAAACAGAATGTTGTGATGCTTGCCATAGTTATCTAAAAATTCTAGATCAAGATAAAGATCCTCGTATTGAAATTATTGCAGATGATATCGCTTCATTGATCTTAGATATCAAAACAGAAGAAGAAGGATTTGCTAAAAGTGGCATAAATCCTTTTATATTTGCGCAATAA
- a CDS encoding ABC transporter ATP-binding protein codes for MIKVGELQLTFNQGTPIENHVLRGLNLNISEGEFVTIIGSNGAGKSSLLNVISGDLLADSGSVIINGKNVTRWPAWKRAGLVARVFQDPMVGTCENLTIEENLAIAYNRGHSFTLSPALNKKLRGIFKEKLATLNLGLENRLSDMMGLLSGGQRQAVSLLMSTLQPSKILLLDEHTAALDPKTAQFVLDLTDEIVSKNHLTTMMVTHSMKQALEYGNRTVMLHQGQVVLDVSGEQRSKLTVNDLLAMFEKTRGEKVTDDALLLG; via the coding sequence ATGATTAAAGTTGGAGAATTACAATTAACTTTTAATCAAGGGACACCTATCGAAAATCATGTATTACGAGGATTAAATCTTAATATAAGCGAAGGTGAATTTGTTACAATTATAGGTAGTAATGGAGCTGGAAAAAGCTCATTACTCAATGTAATTAGTGGTGATTTACTTGCCGACTCAGGCAGTGTCATTATTAATGGAAAAAATGTAACACGCTGGCCTGCATGGAAAAGGGCTGGTTTAGTTGCTCGAGTATTCCAAGATCCAATGGTTGGGACTTGTGAAAACTTAACAATTGAAGAAAATCTTGCTATTGCTTATAATCGAGGTCATAGCTTTACATTATCTCCTGCTTTAAATAAAAAGTTACGCGGAATATTTAAAGAAAAACTAGCAACTCTAAATTTAGGTTTAGAAAATCGATTGTCCGATATGATGGGATTGCTTTCTGGTGGACAAAGACAAGCCGTCAGTCTACTCATGTCAACATTACAACCATCCAAGATATTATTACTTGATGAACACACAGCAGCTCTCGATCCAAAAACAGCACAATTTGTTTTAGATCTAACCGATGAAATTGTTTCTAAAAATCATTTAACCACCATGATGGTTACCCATTCTATGAAACAAGCATTAGAGTACGGCAATAGAACAGTAATGCTTCATCAAGGTCAGGTCGTACTTGATGTTTCTGGAGAACAACGTTCAAAGCTAACAGTAAACGATTTGCTCGCTATGTTTGAAAAAACTCGTGGTGAAAAAGTAACTGACGATGCCTTATTATTAGGCTAA
- the fdnG gene encoding formate dehydrogenase-N subunit alpha, with amino-acid sequence MLFNRRQFFKICAGGMAGTTVATLGLMPNVALAQTRQFKLLKSKETRNNCTYCSVGCGMLLYSRGDGAKNAESSIFHVEGDPDHPVSRGSLCPKGAGVLDYIKSEQRVKYPEYRAPGSDKWQRISWDEAIDRIARLMKEDRDKNFIEKNEQGTTVNRWTTTGWLVTSAASNETGWLAFKVARSLGMLSLETQARVCHGPSVSSLAATYGRGAMTNNWNDIKNANVVIVMGGNAAEAHPVGFKWAIEAKITNGAELIAIDPRFHRTASVADHYVPIRAGSDIAFLLGIINYLITHNEVNYDYLVTHSNASLIIRDDFNFDANSGLFSGYNATTKQYDQTSWAYQKDENGFALRDKTLNHPRCVWNLLKQHVSRYTPEMVNKVTGSPIEGFLHVCRSLASTKTNDRAATFLYALGWTQHSYGTQIIRTAAMIQLILGNIGMMGGGINALRGHSNIQGLTDVGLLSNRLPAYLELPKDSQVSLQQYLDEKTPKPLGPNEVNFWGNYPKFFISFMKTMYGDKSTIDNNWGFDWLPKWDKTYDVLRFSKMMRDGQANGFICQGFNPLAALPDKNSIREGLSKLKFLVNIDPMPTETAEFWKNHGESNDVDPSKIQTEVFRLPANCFAEENGTIVNSSRLLQWHWAAARPPYDSLYDPEIIARIYLRIKELYEEEGGAYHEPINNLSWDYQDPEGPSAEELAKECNGRALADMTDANGNIILKKGQLLSGFSQLKADGTTSSGIWIFCGSWTEQGNLMARRDPSDPSGKGIHAGWAWAWPMNRRILYNRASADENGQPWDPKRVLVKWNGSSWDGNDVADFTATLSPSSGAGAFIMNNDGLGGLFCLNRLVDGPFPEHYEPFETPITNNPLHPNQINNPVARAFKEDLARLGDASQFPYVGTTYSITEHFHFWTQHARLAAISQPEQFIELSENLANKKGIKLGDTVKVTSYRGYIKAKAVVTKRLPTLTVDGKEVETIGIPIVWGFTGQTKKGFLVNELTPHLGDANSQTPEYKSFLVNIEKVTTAA; translated from the coding sequence ATGCTATTTAACCGTAGGCAGTTCTTTAAGATCTGTGCTGGTGGCATGGCAGGAACAACTGTAGCTACACTGGGTTTAATGCCGAATGTAGCGCTTGCACAAACACGCCAATTTAAATTACTAAAATCAAAAGAAACCCGCAATAACTGTACGTATTGTTCTGTTGGATGTGGAATGTTGCTTTATAGCCGAGGAGATGGCGCCAAAAATGCCGAATCATCAATATTTCATGTAGAGGGTGATCCTGACCATCCTGTTAGTCGCGGCTCGCTTTGTCCAAAAGGTGCAGGAGTACTTGACTACATCAAAAGTGAACAACGCGTTAAATATCCAGAATATCGTGCACCTGGCTCGGATAAATGGCAACGTATTAGTTGGGATGAAGCGATTGATCGCATTGCCCGTTTGATGAAAGAAGATCGTGACAAAAATTTTATTGAAAAAAATGAACAAGGTACAACAGTAAACCGTTGGACAACAACAGGCTGGCTTGTTACTTCTGCCGCTAGCAATGAAACAGGTTGGTTAGCATTTAAAGTGGCACGTTCATTAGGTATGTTAAGCCTTGAAACCCAAGCAAGAGTTTGTCATGGCCCATCAGTATCAAGCTTAGCAGCGACTTATGGACGAGGAGCAATGACCAACAATTGGAATGACATTAAAAATGCCAATGTTGTTATTGTTATGGGAGGGAACGCCGCAGAAGCACATCCTGTTGGCTTTAAATGGGCGATTGAAGCGAAAATTACTAACGGCGCAGAATTGATTGCCATTGATCCACGTTTTCACCGAACCGCTTCTGTCGCTGATCATTATGTGCCGATTAGAGCAGGATCGGATATTGCGTTTCTACTCGGTATCATTAATTATCTTATTACACATAATGAAGTAAATTATGATTATTTAGTCACTCACAGTAATGCTAGTTTAATTATTCGTGATGATTTTAATTTTGATGCAAACAGTGGACTTTTTAGTGGCTATAATGCAACAACCAAACAATATGATCAAACCAGTTGGGCATATCAAAAAGATGAAAATGGTTTTGCACTTCGTGATAAAACATTAAATCATCCTCGTTGTGTTTGGAATCTACTCAAACAGCACGTAAGTCGCTATACACCTGAAATGGTTAATAAAGTAACTGGCAGTCCTATTGAAGGATTTTTACATGTTTGCCGATCCTTAGCGAGTACCAAAACAAATGACAGAGCTGCAACCTTTTTATATGCATTAGGTTGGACACAACATAGCTACGGTACACAAATTATTCGTACGGCTGCGATGATCCAGCTAATTTTAGGTAATATTGGTATGATGGGTGGCGGCATTAATGCCCTACGTGGACATTCGAATATTCAAGGCTTAACCGATGTTGGTTTATTATCCAATCGTTTGCCTGCCTATCTTGAACTCCCTAAAGATTCTCAAGTTTCACTTCAACAATATTTAGATGAAAAAACACCAAAACCACTCGGTCCTAATGAAGTTAATTTCTGGGGGAATTACCCTAAATTTTTTATCAGCTTCATGAAAACAATGTATGGTGATAAATCCACTATTGACAATAATTGGGGATTTGATTGGTTACCGAAATGGGATAAAACCTATGATGTTTTAAGATTCAGCAAAATGATGCGTGATGGTCAAGCCAATGGCTTTATTTGTCAAGGTTTTAACCCGCTTGCTGCGCTACCAGATAAAAATAGCATTCGTGAAGGATTATCTAAGCTAAAATTTCTGGTTAACATTGATCCAATGCCAACAGAAACGGCTGAATTTTGGAAAAATCATGGCGAATCAAATGATGTAGATCCAAGCAAAATTCAAACTGAAGTATTTAGACTACCTGCTAACTGTTTTGCTGAAGAAAACGGTACAATCGTTAACTCATCACGTTTATTGCAATGGCACTGGGCAGCTGCAAGACCACCTTATGATTCACTTTATGATCCAGAGATTATTGCTCGCATTTATTTAAGAATCAAAGAACTTTATGAAGAAGAAGGTGGTGCTTATCACGAACCAATTAATAATTTATCGTGGGATTATCAAGATCCTGAAGGACCATCCGCTGAAGAGCTAGCAAAAGAATGTAATGGCCGAGCACTGGCAGATATGACTGATGCGAATGGCAATATTATTCTTAAAAAAGGACAATTATTAAGTGGATTTTCTCAATTAAAAGCAGATGGTACAACATCATCAGGGATTTGGATATTCTGCGGCTCTTGGACAGAGCAGGGTAACCTAATGGCACGGCGCGATCCAAGCGATCCATCTGGTAAAGGTATTCATGCTGGCTGGGCTTGGGCATGGCCAATGAATCGACGCATACTTTATAATCGAGCCTCTGCTGATGAAAATGGTCAACCATGGGATCCTAAACGAGTCTTAGTAAAATGGAATGGTTCAAGTTGGGATGGTAATGACGTTGCCGATTTCACCGCAACATTATCGCCAAGTTCTGGCGCAGGAGCTTTCATTATGAATAATGATGGTTTAGGCGGACTATTTTGTTTGAATCGGCTAGTCGATGGGCCATTCCCAGAACATTATGAACCTTTTGAAACACCAATTACCAATAACCCATTACATCCTAACCAGATCAACAATCCGGTAGCTCGTGCATTTAAAGAAGACTTGGCTCGCTTAGGAGATGCCAGCCAATTCCCTTATGTCGGAACAACTTACAGCATAACAGAGCATTTCCATTTTTGGACACAACATGCAAGGTTGGCCGCTATTTCACAACCTGAACAATTTATTGAGCTAAGTGAGAATTTAGCAAATAAAAAAGGAATAAAGCTTGGTGATACCGTTAAAGTAACGTCATACCGCGGTTACATCAAAGCAAAAGCGGTTGTGACTAAGCGCCTTCCTACACTAACCGTTGATGGTAAAGAAGTTGAAACTATTGGAATTCCAATCGTATGGGGTTTTACTGGGCAGACAAAGAAAGGATTTTTAGTTAACGAATTAACTCCTCATTTAGGTGATGCTAATTCGCAAACACCGGAATACAAATCTTTCTTAGTGAATATCGAAAAAGTAACTACAGCGGCATAA
- a CDS encoding ABC transporter permease, translating to MSFEFLLGSIGIGLIYALVSLGVFISFRLLDFPDLTADASFPLGGAICGLCIYVGMDPWIATLLGMFAGCIAGAMTGILYVKLNILQLLSSIIVMIGLYSINLRILGIGPYIMEETPRLAGSPNLSLLDAKTIFSPFIAEDYSNQYIVQPLMILGFVILFWLLLNLFLNTKMGLALRATGTNQRMAKSQGIPTGGITILGMAISNGLIALGGSLFVQTQGGADITIGVGTIVIGLASIIIGESIFPTKRIWAVMLAVIFGSILYRLFIAFALSNEFLQEIGVGTEDLNLITAILVVLALVLPKQLKKRAKKRGSKHD from the coding sequence ATGTCTTTTGAATTTTTATTAGGTTCTATTGGAATTGGACTTATTTATGCACTGGTTAGTTTAGGTGTTTTTATCTCATTCCGTTTACTCGATTTTCCTGATCTTACCGCTGATGCAAGTTTTCCTCTTGGAGGGGCTATTTGTGGGCTATGTATTTACGTAGGTATGGATCCATGGATAGCGACATTGTTAGGTATGTTTGCAGGTTGTATTGCTGGGGCAATGACTGGGATATTGTATGTTAAACTCAATATACTACAACTACTTTCAAGTATCATTGTCATGATAGGACTTTATTCTATCAATTTAAGAATATTAGGTATTGGACCTTATATTATGGAAGAAACACCAAGATTGGCTGGTTCGCCTAATCTTTCTTTGCTTGATGCCAAAACAATATTTTCACCATTTATTGCTGAAGATTATAGTAACCAATATATTGTACAACCTCTTATGATATTAGGTTTTGTAATTTTATTTTGGTTATTACTAAATCTCTTTTTAAATACTAAAATGGGTTTAGCTTTAAGAGCAACAGGAACCAACCAACGAATGGCCAAATCTCAAGGTATTCCAACAGGTGGTATTACGATTCTTGGCATGGCAATATCAAATGGTTTAATCGCTCTTGGCGGTTCATTATTCGTACAAACCCAAGGTGGTGCAGATATAACTATTGGAGTGGGCACGATCGTTATAGGGCTTGCATCGATTATTATTGGCGAAAGTATTTTTCCAACTAAACGTATTTGGGCTGTTATGCTGGCGGTTATTTTTGGTTCAATTTTATATCGCTTATTTATTGCATTTGCACTCAGTAATGAATTTTTACAAGAAATTGGTGTTGGAACCGAAGATTTAAATCTTATTACAGCAATCTTAGTAGTACTTGCTTTAGTCTTACCTAAACAGTTAAAAAAACGCGCAAAGAAAAGAGGAAGTAAGCATGATTAA
- a CDS encoding formate dehydrogenase subunit gamma, with translation MNKKDMILRTPLIVRFCHWCMVCLFILTALSGLFLFFPSIKLFGLVLGTPQLVRALHPMIGCVVFVLLMFMFLKLAHHNIPNKADIVWIKNFKHVIMGKEEGIPIGKYNVGQKFLFWCIMSLISVLFITGMIMWRRYVSDYFPVQIVRIAIFFHSLAAIGLILLAIGHAYMALWVKGSIKGMITGYVSRAWARKNHSAWYEEEMAKIYQKELNANTEAETEQTTKVEHKPA, from the coding sequence ATGAATAAAAAAGACATGATATTAAGAACACCACTTATTGTTCGCTTTTGTCATTGGTGTATGGTGTGTCTTTTTATTCTAACCGCACTATCTGGCCTATTTTTATTTTTTCCATCAATTAAACTGTTTGGTTTAGTACTCGGAACCCCTCAATTAGTTAGAGCATTGCATCCAATGATTGGCTGTGTTGTGTTCGTACTATTAATGTTTATGTTCTTGAAACTTGCACACCATAATATTCCAAATAAAGCGGATATTGTATGGATAAAGAACTTTAAGCATGTAATTATGGGTAAAGAAGAAGGTATTCCAATTGGTAAATACAATGTTGGTCAGAAGTTTTTATTCTGGTGTATTATGAGCTTAATATCTGTGTTATTTATCACCGGAATGATCATGTGGCGTAGGTATGTTTCTGACTATTTTCCAGTTCAAATTGTCCGTATCGCGATATTCTTCCACTCGCTTGCTGCAATAGGATTAATTTTACTCGCTATTGGCCATGCTTATATGGCTCTTTGGGTTAAAGGATCAATTAAAGGCATGATAACAGGTTATGTATCACGTGCTTGGGCTCGTAAAAACCATTCTGCATGGTATGAAGAAGAAATGGCAAAAATATATCAGAAAGAACTTAATGCTAATACCGAAGCAGAAACAGAACAAACAACAAAAGTAGAGCATAAACCAGCGTAA
- a CDS encoding ABC transporter substrate-binding protein produces MKRFIFLIIMLFIPQLSFADKIKHVAITAIVEHPSLDQIRDGVKDELIDNGYKLNENLTVQYKSAQGSSATAAQIARQFVSAKPDAIVAIATPSAQATAAATKQIPVIFAGITDPVAAKLIKNWQPTGTNITGVSDYQEIIPQIDFMKKIVPNVKSVGYIYSPSEINSTVVLKNLQIHLSKQNISLVAVPAQRTADISTAANTLKGKVDLIYTTTDNNVVSAYESLVKFANENKIPLLASFPDAIERGAVAAYGMSYYDVGRQSGKLVVRILKGEKPGSIAPELGQTLHLVINTDAAKKQGVNLSPEIIQSAYKIIGQ; encoded by the coding sequence ATGAAGCGCTTTATTTTTTTGATAATAATGCTATTTATCCCGCAGCTTAGTTTCGCTGATAAGATTAAACATGTAGCAATTACAGCAATCGTTGAACATCCATCATTAGATCAAATCCGTGATGGCGTGAAAGATGAATTGATAGATAATGGCTATAAGTTAAACGAAAACTTAACGGTACAATATAAAAGTGCACAAGGAAGTAGTGCCACTGCCGCTCAAATAGCTAGACAATTTGTTTCAGCAAAACCTGATGCCATTGTAGCCATTGCAACTCCTAGCGCACAAGCAACAGCTGCAGCGACCAAACAAATCCCTGTTATATTTGCAGGAATTACCGATCCCGTTGCAGCAAAATTAATTAAAAACTGGCAACCAACGGGCACAAATATTACTGGAGTTTCAGATTATCAAGAAATTATTCCTCAAATTGATTTTATGAAGAAAATTGTGCCGAATGTTAAATCTGTAGGATATATTTATAGTCCAAGTGAGATTAACTCTACCGTGGTTCTAAAAAATCTACAAATTCATTTATCCAAACAAAACATTTCACTTGTTGCTGTTCCCGCACAAAGAACTGCTGATATTTCAACAGCAGCCAATACTTTAAAAGGTAAAGTAGATTTAATCTATACAACAACAGATAATAATGTTGTTTCCGCTTATGAATCGTTAGTAAAATTTGCCAATGAAAATAAAATCCCTCTTTTAGCATCGTTTCCTGATGCAATTGAACGAGGAGCTGTTGCTGCTTACGGTATGAGCTATTATGATGTTGGTCGTCAATCAGGTAAGCTTGTTGTTCGGATTTTGAAGGGTGAAAAACCTGGAAGTATTGCCCCAGAACTTGGACAAACTTTACACCTTGTAATTAATACTGATGCAGCAAAAAAACAAGGAGTAAATTTATCCCCCGAAATTATTCAATCAGCTTATAAAATAATTGGACAATAA
- the fdxH gene encoding formate dehydrogenase subunit beta, with product MSLQTQDIIRRSATNALTPAPRVRDYQQEVAKLIDVTTCIGCKACQVACSEWNDLRAKIGHTVGVYDNPADLEPKAWTVMRYSEVEVNGKFEWLIRKDGCMHCSDPGCLKACPSEGAIIQYANGIVDFQSEHCIGCGYCIAGCPFNIPRVSKEDNHSYKCTLCVDRVSVGQEPACVKTCPTGAIHFGTKQDMIRHAEHRIEDLKKRGFEQAGLYDPQGVGGTHVMYVLHHADQPELYHGLPKDPHISEIVKFWKGAWKPLSAAAFIATFGGLLFHYMGVGAIEVDEEDIEHEKEADKQARKRLGLPIFERKNSTNSAQQENRHE from the coding sequence ATGTCATTACAAACTCAAGATATTATCCGCCGCTCAGCAACGAATGCTTTAACTCCAGCTCCTCGAGTTCGAGATTATCAACAGGAAGTGGCAAAACTGATTGATGTGACTACCTGCATCGGCTGTAAAGCTTGCCAAGTTGCATGTAGCGAATGGAATGATCTACGTGCAAAAATCGGTCATACTGTTGGTGTTTATGATAACCCAGCAGACTTAGAGCCTAAAGCTTGGACAGTAATGCGTTATTCTGAAGTCGAAGTAAACGGTAAATTTGAATGGCTGATTCGTAAAGATGGTTGTATGCACTGTTCTGATCCAGGTTGTCTAAAAGCCTGCCCATCAGAAGGTGCAATCATTCAATATGCAAATGGTATTGTAGATTTTCAATCAGAACACTGCATTGGTTGCGGTTACTGTATTGCTGGCTGTCCATTTAATATTCCACGAGTCAGTAAAGAGGATAATCACTCGTACAAATGTACATTATGTGTTGATCGCGTTTCAGTGGGACAAGAGCCTGCCTGTGTCAAAACTTGTCCAACAGGAGCAATTCATTTTGGTACAAAGCAAGATATGATTCGTCATGCAGAACATCGTATTGAGGATCTTAAAAAACGTGGTTTTGAACAGGCTGGTCTTTACGATCCTCAAGGTGTTGGCGGTACTCATGTAATGTATGTTTTACATCATGCTGATCAACCAGAACTATATCATGGTTTACCAAAAGATCCTCACATTAGTGAAATTGTTAAATTCTGGAAAGGTGCATGGAAACCGTTATCCGCAGCTGCATTCATTGCAACATTTGGAGGCCTACTATTCCATTATATGGGAGTTGGTGCAATTGAAGTTGATGAAGAAGATATAGAGCATGAAAAAGAAGCTGATAAACAAGCTAGAAAACGTCTAGGATTACCAATTTTTGAACGTAAAAATAGCACTAATTCAGCACAACAGGAGAATCGTCATGAATAA
- a CDS encoding ABC transporter substrate-binding protein codes for MRNYIIKLFMLISLPFAAFYSYADTKAEQKFVAITAIVEHPALDNVRKGVEDELKDNGYIAGENLKLQFASAQGSSANAAQIAKQFVANKPDAIVGIATPSSQALVATTKLIPIVFTAVTDPVAAKLTPSWDASKTNVTGVSDALSLDSQIEMMLKIKPNAKNIGYVYSPSEVNSTIILKQLQVELEKRGMKIIAAPAQRTSDISTAARSLKGKVDMIYTTTDNNVVSSYEALAKIANESKIPLVASNPESAERGAIAALGMSYYDLGRQAGKIVVRILNGEKPGDIPPQVGNITQLTINKKAAERQGITLSEDVLKSAAKIVEK; via the coding sequence ATGCGTAATTATATTATAAAACTTTTTATGCTTATCAGTTTACCGTTCGCTGCATTTTATTCTTACGCAGATACAAAAGCCGAACAAAAATTTGTAGCCATTACTGCCATTGTTGAACATCCAGCACTAGATAATGTACGCAAGGGTGTTGAAGATGAACTTAAAGATAATGGCTATATTGCTGGGGAAAATTTAAAACTTCAGTTTGCCAGTGCACAAGGTAGCAGTGCAAATGCAGCTCAAATAGCGAAACAATTTGTAGCAAATAAACCTGATGCTATTGTTGGTATCGCAACACCAAGTTCACAAGCTTTAGTTGCAACAACAAAACTTATTCCTATTGTTTTTACCGCTGTTACTGATCCTGTGGCAGCGAAATTAACACCAAGTTGGGATGCATCAAAAACTAATGTGACAGGCGTATCCGATGCCTTATCACTAGATTCTCAAATTGAAATGATGTTAAAAATTAAACCTAATGCTAAAAATATTGGTTATGTTTATAGCCCAAGTGAAGTTAATTCAACGATTATATTAAAACAATTGCAAGTCGAACTCGAAAAGAGAGGAATGAAAATTATTGCGGCTCCTGCACAGCGGACCTCTGACATATCAACAGCTGCAAGAAGTTTAAAAGGTAAGGTTGATATGATTTATACGACTACCGATAATAACGTTGTTTCATCTTATGAAGCTTTAGCTAAAATTGCTAATGAAAGTAAAATTCCTCTTGTTGCATCAAATCCTGAATCAGCCGAACGTGGTGCAATTGCGGCTTTAGGAATGAGTTATTATGATCTTGGTCGCCAAGCTGGTAAAATAGTTGTTCGTATACTTAATGGCGAAAAACCGGGGGATATTCCACCACAAGTTGGTAATATTACTCAATTAACAATTAATAAAAAAGCTGCTGAACGCCAAGGTATTACTTTATCTGAAGATGTATTAAAATCAGCAGCCAAAATTGTTGAAAAATAA